A stretch of DNA from Vibrio gallaecicus:
GATAAAGAGATCACGGATTTACTTGAACTAAATACAGAAGAGCAAAGAGAGCGTTTCTTTGATTTATGGGCTTTGAAGGAGTCATATATCAAAGCGACAGGAAAAGGGTTAGCCACATCGTTGCGAAGCTTTTCGTTCGACTTCTCTAATTTGACCAAGCAAACATTTTTGACTATGCAAACATTGTTGAGCAAGGAATCAGCGGAATTCGGCTCATCGGATGCTAAGCCAGGGTTGTATCGCGAAATCAGGCTACATAACGGAATCAGGTTGGATTTGGATTCTTCTGAGCAAGACGATGTTTCTACAAGTTGGCAATGTTGCTTAGGGCGATTGGATGACCAGTATCGTTTTGCGGTTACACTTGGTGGGGAGAGTCTTCCAATTCAATTAGAGATGAGGACCTTTTCGTCGTCTCATCTCTTTTAAGCTAGACAGTTGAGAAAGAGTTAGCTCGTTTCTCCAAGCATCGCTTTTAATACTTCAGCAGGCACAGGCTGAAGTTGTTTGTCTTTATCTAGGCAAACCATTTCAATATCACCAATCACTGCTGGTTTTGCTGCACCTTTACGCCAAACTTCCTGTCGCCATAAAGTCTTATATTTTCCATCAAGTTCAAAAGAGGTTCTGATATCGCAGATCTCTGCAAACTCAACTCCATCTTGGAAAGTCATGTTGGCTTTATACACGGCAAAGCCTAATCCGTGCTCATTCCACAATTCTGCCAATTTATCGCTACCCAATACATGCTCGCGCGCACGCTCGAAGTATTTTAGAAAATTTGGATGATAAACCACACCTGAGTGATCGGTATCTTCATAGTAAATTTGTACTGGGTGATGGTAGATCTTACTCATTAACTTGGGCTCTTCAAATGAAATAGGGCTAAGAATGTCAACTAAGCCAGCACTCTACAGCAACAATTAAAAGTACTTCAAGACATCAACTCTGATAAACCTCTTGGTCTGACCTCATGTATTCACTATATGTTGGTGGGCTTCCACCCATTTAAGATTTATCTATGTGTCATTTTCCACCCATTCACATCACTCATCATTTTCGATGGCGCGGGATTTAGAACTGCGATCCCTTATGGTTAAAGGGCTGTTAATATTTTGTTACCTGTTGGCTTGCTAATTGCTCTATAGAAAACGTGCAGTACCCATAGAAGGGACTGTTTTGTTTAATAAGGAGAATAATAATGTTTAAGCCTCTTACCCTATTGTCTGTATCGATTCTGGCTGTTACGAGTTTTAATGCTGCTGCGAACTGTGACCCTGGTGAAATCGTGATTAAATTCAGTCACGTAACGAATACAGATAAGCACCCGAAAGGCATTGCTGCCTCATTGCTAGAAGAGCGTGTAAACACTGAGATGAATGGTAAAGCTTGTATGCAAGTTTTCCCTAACTCAACACTTTACGATGATAACAAGGTTCTGGAAGCCCTTTTAAATGGTGATGTTCAAATGGCAGCCCCATCGCTGTCAAAATTTGAGAAGTTCACTAAGAAATACCGCATTTTTGACCTTCCTTTCTTGTTTGAAGACGTTGCGGCTGTCGATCGTTTCCAAAACTCAGAATCAGGTGAAAAGCTGAAGAATGCGATGAAACGTCGTGGTCTTAAAGGTTTGGATTTCTGGCATAACGGCATGAAGCAAATGTCGGCCAATAAACCCTTGCTGAACCCTGGAGATGCAAAAAATCTAAAGTTCCGTGTTCAAGCGTCTGACGTATTGGTTGCTCAATTTGAACAGCTTGGCGCGAACCCTCAAAAGATGTCATTTAAAGAAGTGTATGGCGGCTTGCAAACAAAGGTTATCGATGGTCAAGAAAACACTTGGTCAAACATCTACGGTAAGAAGTTCTTCGAAGTTCAGGACGGCGTGACCGAAACTAACCACGGCATTCTCGATTACTTAGTTGTGACATCGAATGACTTCTGGAAAAACCTGCCAGATGATGTCCGTGATCAGCTTGGTACGATTGTCAAAGAAGTATCAGCAACTCGTAATGCTGAGTCTTCAAAAGTGAACCTAGCGAATAAGAACAACATCATTGAAGCCGGTGGTGAAGTTCGTACATTAACGCCAGAACAGCGCCAAGCTTGGGTGACTGCTTTACAGCCAGTGTGGAAAAAGTTTGAGAAAGATATTGGTTCTGACCTTATTGATGCAGCTATCGCTTCTAATAAGTAATTGAACACTTTTTCCCATTGATGTAGGGACGAGTAGAGGAGTGGCTTTCTTTGTCACTCCTGATTTTACCACTCCGACAATAGAAATTATAAACGGAGCAGATTATGGAACAGCCTCAAGTGGAACAGCCCAAAACAGAACAATTAGAAGAACTCTCTTTTTTTTCTAAAGTCGGAAAATTTACGGATGCAATTGAAGAGTCTTTGATTGCGTTTTTCTTAGGAGCAATGACCTTACTCACTTTTGCGAATGTGGTTTTTAGATACGCATTCAATGACAACATTTTATGGGCATTGGAACTAACAGTATTTATGTTTGCCTGGATGGTGCTGGTGGGCGCTTCTTATGGCGTGAAAAAACATTTTCATATTGGTGTCGATGTCATCATTAATATGGCCCCAGAACAATTACGTAAAACATTTGCAGTGATTGCAGTCACCAGTTGTTTAGCCTTCTCAATTTTACTGTTTATTGGGTCATGGAATTATTGGTACCCGTTTGCGACTGAACGAGCGTGGTATGAAACGGATGATATTCCTATGCCAGAAATGCTGCAGTTTATGTCTGATTGGTTGAATGAAGGTGAGCGATATGAAAAATTGCCGCGGTTTATTCCTTATATGGCTTTACCAATTGGTATGGCATTGCTGACCTTTCGATTTCTTCAAATTGCTTATCAAGTCTTTACTGGAAAACTGGATCGTATGATTGCAGGTCATGAAGCTGAAGAAGATTTAGATGCGTTAAAAGCGTCTGTCTTAGAAGGCTCAGACGATGATGCAACGGCACCTCTAACTCAGAATTATCAATCAGAGCTCGCCAAGGAAAAGCTAGCGAAGGAAAAGCCAGCTAACACACCAACAAGCAAGGAAGACTAGATCATGGCAATGTTATTTCTATTTTTGATGGTAATTGCGTTCATGCTGGTGGGTGTACCAATTGCTATTTCACTGGGTTTATCCAGTATCATATTTCTTCTAATGCATTCAGATGCCTCTCTTGCTTCTGTCGCTCAAACTTTGTTTAACGCGTTTGCTGGGCATTACACATTATTAGCGATTCCATTCTTCATTTTAGCGTCGAGCTTTATGTCTACTGGAGGTGTAGCAAAACGTATTATTCGCTTTGCCATCGCAATGGTAGGTTGGTTCCGAGGTGGTCTAGCTATGGCTTCGGTTGTGGCATGTATGATGTTCGCAGCGCTTTCAGGATCTTCTCCTGCAACGGTTGTTGCAATCGGTAGTATCGTTATCGCTGGTATGGTGAAAAATGGATACTCAAAAGAGTTTGCAGCAGGGGTTATTTGTAATGCAGGTACGTTAGGTATTTTGATTCCGCCTTCAATCGTAATGGTTGTGTACGCGGCGGCGACAGATGTATCTGTTGGGCGCATGTTCTTAGGCGGTGTGATTCCAGGTCTATTGGCTGGTGTGATGTTGATGATTGCAATCTATATTGCGGCGCGCATTAAAAAAATACCGGCTCAGCCATTTGTTGGCTGGGGAGAAATGTTTTCTGCAGCAAAAGATGCAAGTTGGGGCTTACTGTTAATCGTTATTATTTTGGGCGGTATTTACGGCGGTATTTTCACTCCAACAGAAGCGGCGGCAGTAGCTGCAGTTTATGCGTTCTTTATTGCTAACTTTATTTATAAAGATATGGGTCCATTTGCTGATAAAGCAAACAAGAAGCCAGCATTGGTTAAAATCTTCCAAACCTTTGTACATAAAGATACAAAAGATACGCTTTATGATGCAGGTAAGCTGACCATAATGCTGCTATTTATCATAGCCAATGCTCTGATTCTTAAGCATGTACTGACGGAAGAACGTATTCCTCAAATGATCACAGAATCTATGCTCTCTGCAGGTTTAGGACCGATAACCTTCTTGATTGTGGTGAACGTTCTTTTGCTAATTGGCGGTCAGTTCATGGAACCATCAGGTCTTCTGATTATTGTGGCTCCGCTTGTATTCCCAATTGCGATTGCACTTGGTATAGACCCAATTCACCTAGGTATCATGATGGTAGTTAACATGGAGATAGGGATGATAACGCCACCTGTGGGACTTAACCTGTTTGTGACCGCCGGGGTCGCGAAGATGTCGATGATGAATGTAGTAAAAGCAGCCTTACCTTGGGTAGGCGTCATGTTCTTATTCTTGATTATCGTAACGTATGTACCTTGGGTTTCTACGTGGTTACCAACAACCTTAATGGGACCGGAAATTATAACGAAATAAGCACTTTGATGTGAGGTGTTCGAGGTGACATTATCTAGGTGAAGTAGCGGAAGCTATTATTTGGTTAACGACATAAAAAAGCCCTGACAAGATTCGTTTCTTGTTGGGGCTTTTTACATGGTCTTAATTGTTTGCTTTCTAATTCAAGGAGGGGCAACTCACGAGAAATATAAAGCAAGGTTATCATTATGCGTCTAAGGCAGTGACATCTAAATGATGTACTAATCATAGAGCAGATAAGATGAATGAATTGTGAATTTTTTATTCAAGTTCAGTTTTATACTTATCTTTATCTAAACCATATTTTTGCATTTTGTCGTAAAGGGTTTTACGCGCAATATTTAGCTTGTCCATGGTGTCTTTTATACTGCCGTTACATTCGATCAAGGCGTGTTCTAAAGCTCGCTTTTCAAATTCAGAAACTTGTTCAGTTAGAGATAAATCGGCATTTGTTTGTGCACATTGATCGCCTAGTTGAGCTATCTTTCCTAACAGTACAAAGCGTTCAGCCGTATTGCGAAGTTCACGAACATTCCCCGGCCAATCGTGAGCGAGTAAAGTGTGCAGCTCAGTTTTTGGTAACGCAGTTGCCGTTTTCCCATAACGAGCCGCTGCTACTAAGAGGAAGTGATGGAATAGAGCTGGAATATCCTCTTTTCGACTTCTCAGTGGTGGTAGGTCGAGCGTTACAACATTCAAGCGATAATATAGGTCTTGTCTGAATAAGCCCTCTTCAGCTGCTTGCTTGAGGTCGACCTTAGTTGCTGCTATCACTCGAATATCAAGAGGAATGAGTGTATTTGAACCTACTCTTTCAATTAATCGTTCTTGCAATACACGTA
This window harbors:
- a CDS encoding 4'-phosphopantetheinyl transferase family protein, whose translation is MNDESDVIACLKNQLPEDEVMKVERYRMPTAQLQALYVRNYLRAVLSTYGFYQPEEWRFEYGEKGKPSLIAEQHKKTGLNFNISHSKAHLLVAVFQREGEPVQLGVDIEHARTSTNIDAIMKHYFSDKEITDLLELNTEEQRERFFDLWALKESYIKATGKGLATSLRSFSFDFSNLTKQTFLTMQTLLSKESAEFGSSDAKPGLYREIRLHNGIRLDLDSSEQDDVSTSWQCCLGRLDDQYRFAVTLGGESLPIQLEMRTFSSSHLF
- a CDS encoding thioesterase family protein, which encodes MSKIYHHPVQIYYEDTDHSGVVYHPNFLKYFERAREHVLGSDKLAELWNEHGLGFAVYKANMTFQDGVEFAEICDIRTSFELDGKYKTLWRQEVWRKGAAKPAVIGDIEMVCLDKDKQLQPVPAEVLKAMLGETS
- a CDS encoding TRAP transporter substrate-binding protein translates to MFKPLTLLSVSILAVTSFNAAANCDPGEIVIKFSHVTNTDKHPKGIAASLLEERVNTEMNGKACMQVFPNSTLYDDNKVLEALLNGDVQMAAPSLSKFEKFTKKYRIFDLPFLFEDVAAVDRFQNSESGEKLKNAMKRRGLKGLDFWHNGMKQMSANKPLLNPGDAKNLKFRVQASDVLVAQFEQLGANPQKMSFKEVYGGLQTKVIDGQENTWSNIYGKKFFEVQDGVTETNHGILDYLVVTSNDFWKNLPDDVRDQLGTIVKEVSATRNAESSKVNLANKNNIIEAGGEVRTLTPEQRQAWVTALQPVWKKFEKDIGSDLIDAAIASNK
- a CDS encoding TRAP transporter small permease yields the protein MEQPQVEQPKTEQLEELSFFSKVGKFTDAIEESLIAFFLGAMTLLTFANVVFRYAFNDNILWALELTVFMFAWMVLVGASYGVKKHFHIGVDVIINMAPEQLRKTFAVIAVTSCLAFSILLFIGSWNYWYPFATERAWYETDDIPMPEMLQFMSDWLNEGERYEKLPRFIPYMALPIGMALLTFRFLQIAYQVFTGKLDRMIAGHEAEEDLDALKASVLEGSDDDATAPLTQNYQSELAKEKLAKEKPANTPTSKED
- a CDS encoding TRAP transporter large permease produces the protein MAMLFLFLMVIAFMLVGVPIAISLGLSSIIFLLMHSDASLASVAQTLFNAFAGHYTLLAIPFFILASSFMSTGGVAKRIIRFAIAMVGWFRGGLAMASVVACMMFAALSGSSPATVVAIGSIVIAGMVKNGYSKEFAAGVICNAGTLGILIPPSIVMVVYAAATDVSVGRMFLGGVIPGLLAGVMLMIAIYIAARIKKIPAQPFVGWGEMFSAAKDASWGLLLIVIILGGIYGGIFTPTEAAAVAAVYAFFIANFIYKDMGPFADKANKKPALVKIFQTFVHKDTKDTLYDAGKLTIMLLFIIANALILKHVLTEERIPQMITESMLSAGLGPITFLIVVNVLLLIGGQFMEPSGLLIIVAPLVFPIAIALGIDPIHLGIMMVVNMEIGMITPPVGLNLFVTAGVAKMSMMNVVKAALPWVGVMFLFLIIVTYVPWVSTWLPTTLMGPEIITK